A single genomic interval of Picosynechococcus sp. PCC 7003 harbors:
- a CDS encoding TIGR00300 family protein codes for MTNPTRILMCAPDYYEVDYVINPWMEGNVHKSSQATAIEQWQALHQIIKEYATVDLVPPAQGWPDMVFTANAGLVLGQKAILSRFYHPERQGEEPYFKQWFAENGFQVYELPQDLPFEGAGDALFDRDSGALWAGYGFRSELDSHAYIAQWLDVEVLSLRLIDPRFYHLDTCFCPLSGGYLLYYPPAFDTYSNALIERRIPAEKRIIVPEPDAVNFACNAVNVDDVIIMNKISPELETAIATKGFQVRQTSLTEFLKAGGAAKCLTLKTTEPIQETAQANAPVDSRIIHLEGHLLDAGILNQALDLINEQGGSAKVLNFNLGIERKNTSSANVRVSAPSPTTMEDIMSALIEMGAISASAEDVQDAHLETVKQMGVAPDDFYVTNIYPTEVRIKGQWIQVMHQRMDGAIAISEINGTIHARCRLLRDLQVGEKVVVGIDGIRTNHKTTARPSAEKQEFSFMGAGVSSERRVELVVEQIAWELHKIRAQGGKVAVTAGPVVIHTGGAQHLASLIRQGYVHTLLGGNAIAVHDIEQSMMGTSLGVDMNKGVPVRGGHRHHLKVINTIRRCGSIANAVAQGLITKGVMYECVQNNVPFCLAGSIRDDGPLPDTEMDLIRAQEEYARLLEGTNMVLMLSTMLHSIGVGNMTPAGVKMVCVDINPAVVTKLSDRGSVESVGVVTDVGLFLSLLMRQLDRLNQKAAMTV; via the coding sequence ATGACCAACCCAACCCGCATTTTGATGTGTGCCCCTGACTATTACGAGGTGGACTATGTCATTAACCCTTGGATGGAAGGAAACGTCCACAAATCTTCCCAAGCGACGGCCATTGAACAGTGGCAGGCCCTCCATCAAATCATCAAAGAATATGCCACTGTTGATCTCGTGCCCCCCGCCCAGGGATGGCCAGATATGGTTTTTACCGCCAATGCCGGTCTGGTCTTAGGCCAAAAAGCGATCCTCAGTCGTTTTTATCATCCAGAGCGCCAAGGGGAAGAGCCTTACTTCAAGCAATGGTTTGCGGAGAATGGTTTCCAGGTCTATGAGCTTCCCCAGGATTTACCCTTTGAAGGGGCAGGGGATGCCCTCTTCGACCGGGATTCTGGGGCACTATGGGCGGGTTATGGTTTTCGCTCTGAACTCGACTCCCACGCCTACATTGCCCAGTGGCTCGATGTGGAGGTTTTATCCCTACGCCTGATCGATCCTCGCTTTTATCACCTCGATACTTGCTTCTGTCCCCTCAGCGGCGGCTATCTCCTCTACTATCCCCCTGCCTTTGATACGTATTCTAATGCCCTGATTGAACGACGAATTCCGGCGGAAAAACGCATTATTGTACCGGAGCCGGATGCGGTGAATTTTGCCTGCAATGCAGTCAATGTCGATGATGTGATCATCATGAATAAAATTAGCCCAGAGCTGGAAACGGCGATCGCCACCAAGGGCTTTCAGGTGCGGCAAACCTCCCTCACAGAATTTCTTAAGGCAGGGGGGGCCGCGAAGTGCTTAACCCTGAAAACGACAGAACCGATTCAAGAAACGGCCCAGGCCAATGCTCCAGTGGATAGTCGGATCATTCACCTCGAAGGACACCTCCTCGATGCGGGAATTTTGAACCAAGCCTTGGATTTAATTAATGAACAGGGCGGCAGCGCCAAAGTATTAAATTTCAACCTCGGTATCGAGCGAAAAAACACCTCATCGGCCAATGTACGGGTATCCGCACCCTCTCCCACCACCATGGAGGACATTATGTCCGCCCTCATTGAAATGGGCGCGATCAGTGCTTCGGCAGAGGATGTCCAGGATGCTCACCTAGAAACCGTTAAGCAAATGGGAGTCGCGCCTGATGATTTTTATGTGACGAATATCTATCCTACGGAAGTCAGAATCAAAGGCCAATGGATTCAGGTGATGCACCAACGCATGGACGGGGCGATCGCCATCAGTGAAATCAACGGCACCATTCATGCCCGCTGTCGTTTGTTGCGGGATCTTCAGGTAGGAGAAAAGGTCGTTGTGGGCATTGACGGCATTCGCACCAACCACAAAACCACCGCTCGCCCCAGCGCCGAAAAACAAGAATTTAGTTTCATGGGAGCCGGGGTTTCCAGTGAGCGCCGTGTGGAATTAGTCGTTGAGCAAATTGCCTGGGAACTGCATAAAATCCGCGCCCAAGGCGGAAAAGTTGCTGTCACGGCGGGGCCAGTGGTGATCCATACCGGGGGGGCACAACATCTCGCCAGTTTAATTCGCCAGGGCTATGTCCATACCTTGCTCGGTGGCAATGCGATCGCCGTCCACGACATTGAACAATCAATGATGGGCACTTCCCTCGGCGTTGACATGAACAAAGGCGTTCCCGTGCGTGGGGGTCACCGCCACCACCTCAAGGTGATCAATACCATTCGCCGCTGTGGCAGTATCGCCAATGCCGTGGCCCAGGGGCTAATTACCAAGGGGGTGATGTATGAATGCGTTCAAAATAACGTGCCTTTCTGTTTAGCCGGGTCCATTCGTGATGATGGCCCTCTGCCGGACACAGAAATGGATTTGATTCGCGCCCAAGAAGAATATGCGCGTCTGTTAGAAGGCACCAATATGGTTTTGATGCTCTCGACAATGCTCCACTCCATTGGCGTCGGGAATATGACCCCCGCTGGCGTGAAGATGGTCTGTGTTGATATTAATCCTGCGGTGGTCACAAAACTAAGCGATCGCGGCTCGGTAGAATCCGTCGGCGTCGTCACCGATGTAGGACTGTTCCTCAGTCTTTTGATGCGACAACTTGATCGACTCAACCAGAAGGCTGCGATGACTGTGTAA
- a CDS encoding RNA-binding protein has translation MSIYVGNLDYAVEEDDLREVFNDYGKVKRVYLPVDRETQRKRGFGFVEMSNDDEEDKAIEALDGASWMGRDMKVNKARPRTNSR, from the coding sequence ATGTCAATTTATGTTGGAAACCTGGACTACGCCGTAGAAGAAGACGATCTTCGTGAAGTCTTTAATGACTACGGTAAAGTAAAGCGTGTTTATCTTCCGGTAGATCGTGAAACCCAAAGAAAGCGTGGCTTTGGCTTTGTGGAAATGTCTAACGATGATGAAGAAGATAAGGCGATTGAAGCCCTCGATGGCGCTAGCTGGATGGGCCGCGATATGAAGGTCAATAAAGCAAGACCCCGTACTAACAGTCGCTAA
- the mgtE gene encoding magnesium transporter — protein MTTSAKHTELRQLVRSQLLLLLESNNLQGAKSLLVPVQPVDIAEAIEDLPESMQVIAFRLLSKAEAIEVYEYLDSSVQQALIQKFKRQEVREVVDQMSPDDRVRLFDELPAKVVRQLLEQLSPEERQATNLLLGYEEDTAGRVMTPEYISLKETFTVSETIERIRQQASKSEIIYYLYVTNASRQLVGIVSLRDLVVSEPDLPLSEIMTRDVVSIHTDTDQEEVARTIQRYDLLALPVVDREDRLVGVVTVDDVIDIIEREATEDIYALGGLQTDGDNYFQMNLWTVARQRVVWLFVLLITNTFTGWIISSQQSLLEQVVILAAFIPLLTGTGGNVGAQSSTVVIRGLNTDDLNDLGPAKVVGREAIAGALLGAILGIVVIVWAYFLQGNLAVAISVGISLVAIAVLASVAGSSLPFLFRYLGLDPALMSAPFITTAVDVIGVLIYFNIARVMLRL, from the coding sequence ATGACTACATCCGCTAAACATACTGAGCTACGCCAGTTGGTCCGAAGCCAATTATTGCTTTTGCTGGAATCGAATAATTTGCAAGGGGCTAAATCGTTACTTGTGCCAGTGCAACCGGTTGACATTGCCGAGGCGATTGAAGATTTACCAGAGTCGATGCAGGTTATTGCTTTTCGCCTGCTCTCAAAAGCAGAGGCCATTGAAGTCTATGAATATTTAGATTCGTCGGTGCAGCAGGCCCTCATTCAAAAATTCAAGCGCCAAGAAGTGCGGGAAGTTGTTGATCAAATGTCCCCCGATGACCGGGTGCGTCTTTTCGATGAATTGCCCGCGAAGGTGGTCCGGCAGCTCCTGGAGCAGCTCAGCCCCGAAGAAAGACAGGCGACAAATCTTTTGCTCGGTTACGAGGAAGACACCGCTGGCCGGGTGATGACCCCGGAGTATATTTCTCTCAAAGAAACATTCACAGTTTCAGAAACCATTGAGCGGATTCGGCAGCAGGCCAGTAAATCAGAAATCATCTATTACCTTTACGTCACCAATGCTTCCCGGCAACTGGTAGGCATTGTTTCCCTACGGGATTTGGTTGTCTCTGAGCCGGATTTACCGTTGTCAGAGATTATGACCCGGGATGTGGTCTCGATTCATACGGATACGGATCAAGAGGAAGTGGCACGGACGATTCAACGGTATGACTTGCTTGCGTTGCCTGTGGTGGATCGCGAGGATCGCCTAGTGGGGGTCGTCACGGTGGACGATGTGATCGACATTATTGAACGGGAAGCCACGGAAGATATCTATGCGTTGGGGGGTTTGCAAACGGATGGGGATAATTATTTCCAGATGAATTTGTGGACAGTGGCCAGGCAGCGGGTTGTGTGGTTATTTGTGCTGCTGATTACCAATACTTTTACGGGCTGGATTATTAGCTCCCAGCAGTCACTCTTGGAGCAGGTAGTGATTTTGGCGGCGTTTATTCCGCTCCTGACGGGGACTGGGGGGAATGTGGGGGCTCAATCTTCAACGGTGGTGATTCGGGGTCTGAATACGGATGATTTGAACGATCTAGGGCCAGCGAAAGTGGTCGGACGGGAGGCGATCGCCGGGGCGCTATTAGGGGCAATTCTGGGAATTGTGGTGATTGTCTGGGCCTACTTTCTCCAGGGAAATCTGGCGGTGGCCATTTCGGTTGGCATCAGTTTGGTGGCGATCGCCGTACTGGCGTCGGTGGCTGGCTCCTCACTACCATTTTTGTTCCGGTACTTAGGGTTAGACCCAGCCCTGATGTCGGCACCCTTTATTACGACGGCGGTGGACGTGATCGGGGTTTTGATTTACTTTAATATCGCCCGCGTGATGTTGAGGTTATGA
- a CDS encoding WD40 repeat domain-containing protein, with the protein MGKKQQWLEIAELGLLLLVFLAWLWNVIQGDGNLTISLVTFLLWVTLGLNFFNRIAHQRQQRRQILGTVRSLEQRLQGQFQGQLQPLTEQIRQASQINASLAQIETDGEMQTYLRSLEKALTNVVQYLNEAVLDERLTNLEQEFLRQQPNPIGKVPSTAQIATDDLEPEAIADPWTTETLPASEPPAAPQPKQQWQLVATLTAHRDCVSALAFSADQKFLASGSWDHQLKLWRVEDQKQISQVTAHEQGLLNLAFIPPVPGTKTETDPIEIVAIASSSFSPEVKLWHLDQSQAVPQLALQNSLEGHQGAVYAMALTGQQTLITGSHDQTLRQWQLRDGSVYQKTLDLNDQIQAIALAPQGNLFISGGTEGVLKFWRTTDHRLLGSLKNDPPAAIAAIAIRTDGKLFASAGEHGLIHLWQVDLNHLEVLPETVPCFTLEAHEKPVTQLLFSRQGHFLLSSSVDGTIKIWQLGIPEPLTTLNFNTPDQEDHVRLLSLALTADGRTLAAGGSDGTIKIWQQI; encoded by the coding sequence ATGGGAAAAAAGCAGCAATGGTTGGAAATTGCAGAATTGGGTTTGCTGCTGCTGGTTTTCTTGGCCTGGCTCTGGAATGTGATTCAAGGCGACGGTAACTTGACAATTTCATTGGTCACATTCCTGCTCTGGGTCACCCTAGGGCTAAATTTTTTTAACCGCATCGCCCATCAACGCCAACAACGGCGACAAATCCTGGGCACGGTGCGGAGCCTTGAGCAGCGTTTACAAGGTCAGTTTCAAGGGCAACTTCAACCCCTCACCGAACAGATCCGTCAAGCGAGTCAAATTAACGCCAGTCTGGCCCAAATCGAGACGGATGGAGAAATGCAAACCTATCTGCGCAGCTTAGAAAAAGCTTTGACCAATGTGGTGCAATATCTCAATGAAGCAGTCCTAGATGAACGGCTCACGAATTTAGAACAGGAATTTTTACGGCAGCAACCTAACCCAATAGGAAAAGTCCCTTCCACAGCCCAAATAGCTACCGACGATCTAGAACCAGAGGCGATCGCCGATCCTTGGACTACGGAAACACTCCCCGCTTCAGAACCACCCGCAGCACCGCAACCCAAGCAGCAATGGCAGTTAGTCGCAACTCTCACGGCTCACCGAGATTGTGTGAGTGCTTTAGCCTTTAGTGCCGATCAAAAATTCCTCGCAAGCGGCAGTTGGGATCATCAATTGAAACTCTGGCGCGTAGAGGATCAAAAGCAAATTTCCCAGGTGACCGCCCACGAACAGGGTCTTTTAAATCTAGCATTCATCCCCCCTGTGCCCGGAACCAAGACGGAGACAGATCCAATAGAAATAGTGGCGATCGCCAGCAGTAGTTTTTCGCCGGAGGTCAAGCTTTGGCACCTCGATCAAAGCCAAGCAGTGCCCCAACTCGCGCTCCAAAACTCCCTGGAGGGACATCAAGGGGCCGTGTATGCCATGGCTTTGACAGGCCAACAAACCCTCATTACCGGGAGTCACGATCAGACCCTGCGCCAGTGGCAACTTAGGGATGGCAGTGTCTATCAAAAAACCCTCGATCTCAATGATCAGATCCAGGCGATCGCCCTTGCCCCCCAAGGAAACCTCTTCATCAGCGGCGGCACAGAGGGAGTCCTCAAGTTTTGGCGCACGACGGATCATCGGTTACTTGGCAGCTTGAAAAATGATCCCCCCGCAGCCATTGCGGCGATCGCCATTCGCACCGACGGTAAACTGTTTGCTTCTGCCGGGGAACATGGCCTGATCCATCTGTGGCAAGTGGATCTCAATCATTTAGAGGTTTTACCGGAAACCGTGCCTTGTTTCACCCTAGAAGCCCACGAAAAGCCTGTTACCCAACTTCTCTTTAGCCGCCAAGGTCATTTTCTCCTGAGCAGTAGCGTCGATGGCACGATCAAGATTTGGCAGTTGGGGATCCCTGAGCCTTTGACGACGTTGAATTTCAACACTCCCGACCAAGAAGATCATGTGCGTTTGCTGTCCCTAGCCCTCACTGCTGACGGGCGTACCCTCGCGGCGGGCGGTTCCGATGGCACGATCAAAATTTGGCAGCAAATTTAA
- a CDS encoding CPBP family intramembrane glutamic endopeptidase, producing MKRVILILLTIITLVPLLSSLWASFQEPQIQGRLELYQTNLVLQAAEYDPNSTANTSPEAIATLVTQLTGQDPYSSAITQYEKVLSSSEARQKLLTDPTETTAAKSQATKKAIAETATFIDELQLRLGILYASRGKLDQAKQRWEAISGEESDVLAQTLAPLWLNSQAPTDPNALTQTELETWFQQQNLQKLYQIQDNRPAQQQLQQQIQQNAQRAFLKLTVITILPFSVGLFGLGFLIFLGIQAFRKQDDALLHIDAQATWNTPWNGEIIWQVFIVGFFLVGQIILPLVLPIALQAFSIDATAWTVREKAVYTLITYSLMAIAGLMVLAASVWEFRPLPQDWFQVKWLDNWTVWGFGGYMVALPLVLLVSLLNQQIWQGQGGSNPILFLALKAQDQVALTIFFLTASVMAPLFEEIMFRGFLLPSLTRYIPVWGSIILSAFLFAIAHMSLSEVLPLMTLGIILGFVYVKSRNLLAPMLLHSLWNSGTLLSLFILGS from the coding sequence GTGAAGCGTGTCATTTTAATTCTGTTGACGATTATTACCCTGGTGCCGCTCCTGTCTTCGTTGTGGGCCAGTTTCCAGGAACCGCAGATCCAGGGCCGCCTCGAACTCTATCAAACCAACTTGGTGCTTCAGGCCGCAGAGTATGATCCCAATTCCACGGCCAATACTTCCCCGGAGGCGATCGCCACCCTTGTTACCCAACTGACGGGTCAAGATCCCTATAGCAGTGCGATCACCCAGTACGAAAAGGTGCTCAGTAGCAGTGAAGCTCGCCAAAAACTCCTCACAGACCCTACAGAAACAACCGCTGCTAAATCCCAGGCAACCAAAAAGGCGATCGCCGAAACCGCTACTTTTATCGATGAACTCCAGCTCAGACTCGGAATCTTGTATGCCAGTCGCGGCAAGCTCGATCAAGCAAAACAGCGGTGGGAAGCCATTTCCGGAGAAGAATCCGATGTCCTAGCCCAAACTTTAGCGCCCCTCTGGCTCAACTCCCAAGCTCCCACCGACCCAAACGCTTTAACTCAAACAGAACTTGAAACCTGGTTCCAGCAACAAAATCTCCAAAAGCTATACCAAATTCAAGACAATCGTCCAGCACAGCAGCAACTCCAGCAACAAATTCAACAGAATGCGCAACGGGCGTTTTTAAAATTAACGGTGATTACCATCTTGCCCTTTAGTGTGGGTCTTTTTGGCTTGGGTTTTCTTATCTTTCTGGGGATTCAAGCTTTCCGGAAGCAGGATGACGCTCTTTTACACATTGACGCCCAGGCCACTTGGAATACTCCCTGGAATGGAGAAATTATCTGGCAAGTTTTTATCGTCGGCTTTTTTCTCGTGGGTCAAATTATTTTGCCCCTTGTTTTACCGATTGCGCTCCAGGCGTTCAGCATCGATGCCACCGCTTGGACAGTGCGCGAAAAGGCAGTTTATACCCTCATCACCTATTCACTGATGGCGATCGCCGGCTTAATGGTGCTGGCAGCCTCTGTGTGGGAATTTCGGCCCCTCCCTCAGGATTGGTTTCAGGTGAAATGGCTAGATAACTGGACAGTATGGGGATTTGGGGGCTATATGGTGGCATTGCCGCTGGTGTTACTCGTTTCCCTACTCAACCAGCAAATTTGGCAGGGCCAGGGGGGCAGTAACCCAATCCTATTTCTCGCCCTCAAAGCCCAAGATCAGGTGGCCTTAACCATTTTCTTTTTAACAGCTTCGGTGATGGCTCCCCTCTTTGAGGAAATTATGTTCCGGGGTTTCCTATTGCCTTCCTTAACCCGCTATATTCCCGTTTGGGGCAGCATTATTCTCAGTGCTTTTCTGTTTGCGATCGCCCACATGAGTTTGTCGGAAGTCTTACCTTTGATGACTCTGGGGATCATTTTAGGGTTTGTCTATGTTAAATCCCGCAACCTGTTGGCACCGATGCTCCTCCATAGTTTGTGGAACAGCGGTACTCTATTGAGTCTGTTTATCCTCGGTAGTTAG
- a CDS encoding DUF4351 domain-containing protein yields MTRSIDHDLLFKELLTTFFWDFLALFAPEILETAEQDSLIFLTQEVFNDLPGQTRRNVDIVAKLRFRGQETCFLVHIENQATSQAEFAERMFLYFARLYEKYRLPIYPIALFSYRSPQRLEPETFSVAFPAKQILSFSFQSIQLNRLPWRDFLRQPNPVAAALMAKMNFKSEERPKVKLECLRMIVTLRLDSARIHLLSGFVDTYLRLNMAEQQVFEQELHRIQPQEEAQVLQIVTSWMEEGLQQGRQEEACKIILRFIQQRFPDQVSGFKPQIQALNLAQLDALSDRLFGFESAAELETWLRENPTEANPT; encoded by the coding sequence ATGACCCGAAGCATCGACCATGATTTGTTGTTTAAGGAGTTGCTGACAACCTTTTTCTGGGATTTTCTCGCCCTTTTTGCCCCGGAAATCCTCGAAACAGCCGAACAGGACTCCTTAATTTTTCTGACCCAAGAAGTTTTTAATGACCTGCCTGGCCAAACGCGTCGCAATGTGGACATTGTGGCCAAACTCCGTTTCCGAGGCCAAGAGACTTGTTTTCTAGTACACATCGAAAATCAGGCGACTTCCCAAGCCGAGTTTGCGGAACGTATGTTTCTCTATTTTGCGCGGTTGTACGAAAAATATCGCTTACCCATTTACCCTATTGCCTTATTTTCTTACCGTTCTCCCCAAAGGCTGGAACCGGAAACTTTTTCGGTGGCGTTTCCTGCGAAGCAAATTCTTAGTTTCTCCTTCCAAAGCATTCAATTGAACCGCTTGCCGTGGCGTGATTTTCTCCGTCAACCGAACCCCGTTGCGGCTGCTCTCATGGCAAAGATGAACTTCAAATCAGAGGAACGCCCAAAGGTCAAGTTAGAATGTTTACGGATGATTGTGACGCTTCGTTTAGATTCGGCCAGAATTCATTTGTTATCGGGTTTTGTGGATACCTATCTGAGGTTAAATATGGCAGAACAGCAGGTCTTTGAGCAGGAACTACACCGAATCCAGCCCCAGGAAGAAGCCCAGGTGCTGCAAATTGTCACCTCTTGGATGGAAGAAGGTCTACAGCAAGGACGCCAAGAAGAAGCCTGTAAAATAATCCTACGCTTTATCCAGCAACGTTTTCCTGATCAGGTTTCAGGATTTAAACCACAAATTCAAGCCCTTAATCTAGCTCAACTGGATGCCCTGAGCGATCGCCTATTTGGATTCGAGTCAGCCGCAGAGTTAGAAACTTGGCTGCGGGAAAATCCAACCGAGGCGAATCCGACCTAA
- the thiS gene encoding sulfur carrier protein ThiS — MIDVWVNGELKTIASELSLPRCLEQLGMNPRLVAVEYNGEIIHRQRWEHTLIQPGDRLEIVTIVGGG, encoded by the coding sequence ATGATTGACGTTTGGGTGAATGGTGAACTAAAAACCATTGCGAGTGAACTCTCTTTACCCCGCTGCCTTGAACAATTAGGCATGAACCCGCGCCTCGTGGCAGTGGAGTATAACGGCGAAATTATCCACCGTCAGCGGTGGGAGCATACCTTAATCCAGCCAGGCGATCGCCTCGAAATTGTCACCATTGTCGGTGGTGGCTGA